A part of Gambusia affinis linkage group LG21, SWU_Gaff_1.0, whole genome shotgun sequence genomic DNA contains:
- the boc gene encoding brother of CDO, producing MSGKQDWTPWMKKRKAPVFCALGAVLLCCLQSGASTTYEVPVFTEEPLSVVQKLGGSVMLRCSARPASAKLSWCLNGEQLSNGDLGVVLSLGSLLIPALTNRTLGRYQCVASTGAGSLASVPANVTAAKLRDFEPDIQQEIEVDEGNTAVIECHLPESQPKAQVRYSVKQEWLETSKGNYLIMPSGNLQIANATQDDEGPYKCAAYNPVTQEVKTSRSTDRLRIRRSVSEAARIIYPPAPRSIMVTKGQRLVLECVASGIPTPQVTWAKDGLDLRSHNNTRFLLSNLLIDAVSEGDSGTYVCRADNGMGSDRSATVLYDVQVFEPPLVTIELQQQEVAFGETVRIICQARGKPTPSVMWLHNARPLAQSSRHRFTSRALRISNVSSQDDGLYQCMAENGLGSSQASARLITISTGTSSRGRLPPNFRPLSPDKVLKEQPPVRPGAAGAMLPLDCSLLPGQILPAEAPIILSQPRTGKADYYELTWRPRHERGSPVLEYVIKYRKEGLPLAEWISRSISGSLHKLILTKLQPDSLYEVEMAAKTCAGLGQPAMMTFRTGKVRKGSGASNDPPKTPAVPSPSLSPPEAPDKPTVSMATETSAYVTWIPRGNRGFPIQSFRVEYKKVKRPGEDWVTAVENIPPSRLSVEITGLEKGTSYKFRVVAVNVIGSSPPSAPSKAYTVVGGKTHERPVDGPYITYNEAINETTIILKWTYDPVNNTPIYGFYIYYRPTDSDNDSDYKKDVVEGDRYWHSITDLQPETAYDIKMQSFNEKGESEFGNVVILETKARLNNPRPRAPEPTDPEAEAPGVLVPRPGDLPYLIVGIVLGAFVFIIVAFIPFCLWRAWAKQKQASDLCFPTVAAPVSACQYTMVPLQGLALVGHCPLDSHMSPSRSVYPANGEYIQNGKAQHCLPGLQQDEMDCDLECNTLLPQTNGHLPLYQYSSREVDHQEQCHCSPDDSTHQLLASSHEFVGSQEVGGGVRFGDGTPNINQKQEPLRLLSLEDDGVFTSSYSTTTMQQSQDTIQEVNILPNEVSSENIGTSDTADA from the exons ATGTCTGGAAAGCAAGATTGGACTCCTtggatgaaaaagagaaaagctccAGTGTTTTGTGCTCTGGGTGCAGTTCTGCTGTGCTGCCTGCAGAGCGGCGCTTCAACCACTT ATGAGGTGCCGGTGTTCACGGAGGAGCCCTTGTCTGTGGTGCAGAAGCTGGGAGGCAGCGTCATGTTGCGCTGCAGCGCCAGACCCGCCTCAGCCAAGCTCAGCTGGTGTCTCAACGGCGAGCAGCTGTCGAACGGCGATCTGGGCGTGGTGCTGAGCCTGGGCAGCCTTCTCATCCCCGCTTTGACCAACCGGACGCTGGGCAGATACCAGTGTGTGGCCAGCACCGGCGCTGGTTCTCTGGCGAGCGTGCCTGCTAACGTCACCGCTGCCA AGCTACGGGATTTTGAGCCCGACATCCAACAGGAGATAGAAGTCGATGAAGGCAACACGGCCGTCATCGAGTGTCACCTCCCGGAAAGTCAGCCCAAAGCTCAGGTCCGCTACAGTGTCAAACAGGAATGGCTGGAGACGTCCAAAG gaaactACCTCATCATGCCATCAGGGAACCTGCAGATAGCCAACGCCACCCAGGACGACGAGGGGCCGTACAAGTGTGCTGCTTACAATCCTGTCACTCAGGAGGTCAAAACGTCCAGATCCACCGATCGCCTGCGCATTCGCC GCTCCGTGTCTGAAGCGGCTCGCATCATCTACCCGCCGGCGCCCCGATCCATCATGGTGACCAAAGGCCAGCGGCTGGTGCTGGAGTGCGTGGCCAGCGGCATCCCTACCCCGCAGGTCACATGGGCGAAAGACGGGCTGGACCTGCGCTCTCACAACAACACGCGGTTTCTGCTGAGCAACCTGCTGATCGACGCCGTGAGCGAGGGCGATTCGGGGACGTACGTCTGCAGAGCGGACAACGGCATGGGCTCGGACCGATCCGCCACCGTGCTCTACGACGTTCAAGTGTTTG AGCCTCCTCTGGTGACCATAGAGCTACAGCAGCAGGAGGTTGCGTTCGGAGAAACTGTGCGGATCATCTGCCAGGCCCGAGGAAAGCCCACTCCCTCAGTGATGTGGCTCCACAACGCCCGACCCCTCGCTCAGTCCTCCCGCCACCGCTTCACCTCGCGGGCGCTGCGCATCTCCAACGTGAGCTCTCAGGATGATGGCCTGTACCAGTGCATGGCAGAGAACGGGCTGGGCAGTTCGCAGGCCTCTGCACGCCTCATCACGATATCGACTG GGACTTCATCTCGGGGAAGGCTGCCTCCTAATTTTCGCCCACTCAGTCCTGATAAAGTGCTGAAAGAGCAGCCTCCTGTAAGGCCTGGGGCCGCCGGAGCCATGCTGCCTCTGGACTGCTCCTTATTACCAGGACAAATATTACCTGCAGAAGCCCCCATTATTCTCAGCCAGCCTCGAACAGGCAAGGCCGACTATTATGAGCTGACCTGGAGACCTCGGCATGAACGAGGGTCCCCTGTGCTGGAGTACGTGATCAAATACAGAAAG GAGGGACTCCCTCTTGCTGAGTGGATCAGTCGAAGTATCTCAGGTTCCCTCCATAAGCTGATTCTAACCAAACTGCAGCCAGACAGCCTGTATGAAGTAGAGATGGCTGCAAAGACTTGTGCTGGTTTGGGACAGCCAGCCATGATGACCTTCAGGACTGGCAAAG TGCGTAAAGGCTCCGGAGCGTCCAACGACCCACCAAAAACCCCAGCTGTCCCTTCACCAAGCCTCTCTC CTCCCGAAGCTCCCGATAAGCCCACTGTCTCCATGGCTACGGAGACCTCGGCGTACGTGACTTGGATTCCTCGCGGCAACCGCGGCTTCCCCATTCAGTCGTTTCGGGTGGAGTACAAGAAGGTGAAGAGACCCGGGGAGGACTGGGTGACGGCGGTGGAGAACATTCCCCCATCCAGGCTGTCTGTGGAAATCACGGGCCTGGAGAAAG GTACGTCCTATAAGTTTCGTGTGGTCGCCGTGAACGTAATCGGTTCCAGTCCACCCAGTGCCCCCTCCAAGGCCTACACTGTGGTGGGTGGGAAAACCCACGAGCGTCCTGTTGATGGACCATACATCACTTACAATGAAGCCATCAATGAGACCACGATCATCCTCAAATGGACG TATGATCCTGTGAACAACACGCCCATCTATGGTTTCTACATCTACTACCGCCCGACGGACAGCGATAATGACAGCGACTACAAGAAGGATGTGGTGGAGGGGGACCGGTACTGGCATTCCATCACCGACCTGCAGCCGGAAACGGCCTACGACATCAAGATGCAGAGCTTCAACGAAAAGGGCGAGAGCGAGTTTGGCAATGTAGTAATTCTTGAAACTAAAG ctCGTCTTAATAACCCGCGACCTCGGGCTCCAGAGCCCACAGATCCAGAGGCTGAAGCCCCCGGCGTGCTGGTGCCACGGCCTGGTGACCTTCCCTACCTCATCGTTGGTATTGTGCTAGGAGCCTTTGTCTTCATCATTGTCGCCTTCATCCCGTTCTGTCTCTGGAGAGCCTGGGCCAAGCAGA AACAAGCATCAGACTTATGCTTCCCGACTGTGGCTGCTCCGGTGTCAGCGTGTCAGTACACCATGGTTCCTCTGCAGGGACTGGCCCTGGTAGGACACTGTCCCCTGGACTCTCACATGAGTCCTTCACGCAGCGTTTACCCCGCTAACGGAGAGTACATCCAGAACGGAAAAGCTCAGCACTGCCTTCCAGGACTGCAGCAG GATGAAATGGATTGTGACTTGGAGTGCAACACGCTTCTGCCACAGACAAATGGACATCTGCCTCTTTACCAGTACTCCAGCAG GGAGGTGGATCATCAGGAACAATGCCACTGTTCTCCTGACGACTCCACTCATCAGCTTCTGGCGTCTTCCCATGAATTTGTCGGCTCACAGGAAGTAGGAGGCGGAGTTAGGTTTGGTGACGGCACGCCAAACATCAATCAAA AACAGGAACCTCTTCGTCTATTGTCACTTGAGGACGACGGAGTTTTCACCTCCTCTTATTCCACAACCACAATGCAACAATCCCAAGATACAATACAGGAAGTAAACATCCTCCCAAATGAAGTGTCCTCTGAGAACATAGGGACGTCAGACACCGCAGATGCATAA